The proteins below are encoded in one region of Corvus hawaiiensis isolate bCorHaw1 chromosome 3, bCorHaw1.pri.cur, whole genome shotgun sequence:
- the ABCG8 gene encoding ATP-binding cassette sub-family G member 8: MKETTENVSLDDASWSQTKTQDTIFHSEEDNSLYFTYSGKSNVLEVKELNYQVNTASQIPWYENLAQMKMPWTWKSDPRSHVSIIQNLNLKVRSGQMLAIIGSTAGGKTSLLDVITCRDHGGKIKSGQIMINNKPSTPQLVRKCIAHVRQDDRLLPHLTVRETLLFVAKLRLPKFFSDSQRKKRVEDVIAELRLRQCANTRVGNEYLRGVSGGERRRVSIGVQLLWNPGILILDEPTSGLDSFTAHNLVITLSRLARGNRLVLLSLHQPRSDIFQLFDLVLLMTSGLTAYCGTAKDMVQYFTELGYPCPRYSNPADFYVDLTSIDKQTAEKEMESQKRANVLANLFLEKVKHFDDFLWKATKGDNAETTVSKQRAHLNSEEAINMPHHSSDQLPGALKQFTILLSRQVSNDFRDLSTLLIHGFGALFMSLLIGFLYYGHEKNGLSIRDTTALLYMIGALIPFTVILDVIAKCHSERAMLYHDLEGGMYTVSPYFFAKILGELPEHCGFVIIYGVPIYWLANLVPELEHFLLNFLSVWLAVYSARAMALLVAALLPTLQLSAFFGNVLFTSFYLSGGFVISLDSLWTVPFWVSKISFLRWNFQGMMQIQFTDTTYEMTVGNTTFQIPGKLITQSLDLDSHPLYVSYLVLTGIICSFLLLYYLSLRFIKQKSTQDW, from the exons ATGAAGGAAACCACTGAAAATGTCTCTCTGGACGACGCCAGCTGGAGCCAG ACCAAGACCCAGGATACtatttttcactctgaagaAGATAACAGTCTATATTTCACATACAGTGGAAAATCAAATGTTCTGGAGGTCAAGGAACTCAACTACCAG GTTAACACAGCATCCCAGATTCCCTGGTATGAGAACCTCGCTCAGATGAAAATGCCATGGACATGGAAATCGGATCCCCGTTCCCACGTGTCAATAATCCAAAATCTGAATCTAAAAGTTCGAAGTGGTCAGATGCTAGCAATCATAGGAAGCACTG CTGGTGGAAAGACATCCTTGCTTGACGTGATAACCTGCCGGGATCATGGAGGCAAAATCAAGTCTGGCCAAATCATGATCAACAACAAACCCAGCACTCCCCAGCTCGTTAGGAAATGCATCGCACACGTGCGGCAGGATGACCGGCTGCTCCCCCACCTGACTGTCAGAGAAACACTATTGTTCGTTGCCAAACTGCGCCTTCCAAAGTTTTTTTCAGactcacaaaggaaaaaaagg GTGGAAGATGTGATAGCAGAGCTCCGCCTGCGGCAGTGCGCCAACACCAGGGTGGGGAACGAGTACCTGCGGGGCGTCTCCGGGGGAGAGAGGCGCAGGGTGAGCATCGGCgtgcagctgctctggaacCCGG GAATACTCATACTTGATGAGCCCACATCTGGACTGGACAGTTTTACTGCACATAACCTTGTGATAACATTGTCCAGACTGGCCAGAGGAAACAGATTGGTTCTTCTTTCACTTCATCAGCCCCGGTCAGATATCTTCCAGCTGTTTGATCTGGTTCTTCTGATGACTTCTGGACTCACTGCCTACTGTGGAACAGCTAAGGACATGGTCCAGTATTTCACAGAACTAGGCTATCCCTGCCCAAGGTACAGCAATCCTGCGGATTTCTATG TTGACTTAACCAGTATCGATAAACAGACTGCAGAAAAGGAGATGGAAAGCCAAAAAAGAGCAAATGTTCTTGCCAACTTGTTCCTAGAAAAAGTCAAACATTTTGATGATTTCTTATGGAAAGCTACTAAAGGAGACAATGCTGAGACCACAGTCAGCAAGCAGag GGCCCATTTAAATTCAGAAGAGGCTATCAATATGCCTCACCATTCAAGTGATCAGTTACCAGGAGCCTTAAAGCAGTTCACTATATTATTAAG TCGTCAAGTCTCCAAtgacttcagagatctttcAACATTATTAATCCATGGATTTGGAGCCCTTTTTATGTCATTATTAATTGGATTTTTGTACTATGGCCATGAAAAAAATGGACTCTCTATTCGTGACACAACAGCACTGCTGTACATGATAGGTGCCCTAATCCCATTCACGGTAATTTTGGATGTTATTGCCAAAT GTCATTCAGAAAGGGCAATGCTTTATCATGACTTGGAAGGTGGAATGTACACTGTTAGCCCATACTTCTTTGCTAAG ATTTTGGGGGAGCTCCCAGAACACTGTGGTTTTGTTATCATTTATGGGGTTCCCATCTACTGGCTGGCAAACCTTGTTCCTGAGCTGGAACATTTCCTGCTGAACTTCCTGTCAGTGTGGCTGGCTGTGTACAGTGCCCGTGCCATGGCACTTTtggtggcagctctgctgccgACGTTACAGCTCTCGGCCTTCTTTGGCAACGTCCTCTTCACATCATTCTACCTGAGTGGTGGTTTTGTGATAAGCCTGGACAGCCTCTGGACAG ttcctTTCTGGGTTTCAAAGATCTCTTTCCTCAGATGGAATTTTCAAGGAATGATGCAAATTCAGTTCACTGACACCACATATGAAATGACTGTTGGAAACACTACTTTTCAAATACCAGGGAAGCTT ATCACTCAGTCTCTGGACCTGGACTCTCACCCTCTCTACGTGAGCTACCTCGTTCTCACTGGCATCATTTGCAGCTTCCTGCTTTTATACTATTTATCCCTGCGCTTTATCAAGCAGAAATCAACTCAAGACTGGTAA